The following are from one region of the Coffea eugenioides isolate CCC68of chromosome 2, Ceug_1.0, whole genome shotgun sequence genome:
- the LOC113760018 gene encoding ammonium transporter 3 member 2-like, whose product MELPKNLLPDEGSPDFLNKGDNAWQLAAATLVGLQSVPGLIIFYGGMAKKKWAINSALMALYAFAVVLVCWVGWSYRMSFGDKLVAFWGKPSVALDEKYLLEQAFLGYFPTATMVFFQFVFAAITPILIGGALLGRMHFGAWMFFVPLWHTFSYTIGAYSIWNPNGWLFKLGIIDFAGGFVIHLSSGVAGFTAAYWVGPRTTNDKERFPPNNVLMMLAGGGLLWMGWTGFNGGASYAASGLASLAVLNTHVCTAVSLLTWLALDYCFFGKPSIIGAMQGMITGLVCITPAAGVVQCWAAILMGVISGCIPWFTMMVLHYRIKFLRSVDDTFAVFHTHALAGSLGGILTGLFAVPKLCRIFYNAPDWEKYIGLGYGLQTGRTWAGLRQMGIQLLGMGFIICLNIFTTTIICMLINLIVPLRLNEEELEMGDEVVHGEEAYALWGDGDRFENPKVNSVYDADEYPSAMSKFSMVSKTPSELQMV is encoded by the exons ATGGAATTGCCCAAAAACCTGCTACCAGATGAGGGTAGCCCAGATTTTTTGAACAAGGGAGACAATGCATGGCAACTTGCGGCAGCCACACTTGTTGGCCTACAAAGTGTACCAGGTCTGATCATCTTCTATGGTGGCATGGCTAAGAAGAAATGGGCAATAAATTCAGCCCTAATGGCTCTTTATGCATTTGCAGTTGTTTTAGTCTGTTGGGTTGGCTGGAGTTACCGCATGTCGTTTGGCGATAAGCTCGTGGCATTCTGGGGAAAACCATCAGTAGCTTTAGACGAAAAATATCTTCTTGAACAGGCTTTTTTAGGGTATTTTCCTACAGCAACAATGGTGTTTTTCCAGTTTGTATTTGCTGCAATTACTCCTATTCTGATTGGTGGGGCACTTCTGGGAAGAATGCACTTTGGTGCATGGATGTTCTTTGTGCCTCTTTGGCATACATTTTCCTACACTATTGGAGCATATAGCATTTGGAACCCTAACGGTTGGCTGTTCAAGCTTGGAATCATTGATTTTGCTGGAGGATTTGTCATCCATCTATCATCTGGTGTTGCTGGATTTACTGCTGCATATTGG GTAGGGCCAAGAACTACAAATGACAAGGAAAGATTTCCTCCAAACAACGTACTTATGATGTTGGCCGGCGGAGGCCTGCTATGGATGGGTTGGACTGGGTTCAACGGCGGAGCATCTTACGCCGCCAGCGGTCTTGCGTCGTTGGCTGTGTTGAACACTCATGTTTGTACAGCTGTGAGCTTGCTAACTTGGCTGGCTCTTGATTATTGTTTCTTTGGGAAGCCTTCAATTATTGGTGCCATGCAGGGCATGATCACTGGCCTGGTTTGCATTACTCCTGCAGCAG GTGTAGTTCAATGCTGGGCAGCTATCCTCATGGGAGTGATTTCAGGATGTATTCCTTGGTTCACAATGATGGTGCTGCATTATAGGATCAAGTTCTTAAGGAGCGTAGATGACACATTTGCAGTCTTCCACACCCATGCCCTAGCCGGAAGCCTAGGCGGCATCCTCACCGGCCTTTTCGCGGTGCCTAAACTATGCCGGATTTTCTACAACGCACCGGACTGGGAAAAGTACATAGGCCTCGGTTATGGCCTCCAAACAGGTCGAACTTGGGCTGGTCTAAGACAAATGGGGATTCAACTTCTTGGGATGGGTTTTATTATATGTCTCAACATTTTCACTACCACTATTATTTGTATGCTCATCAATTTGATTGtccctcttagattgaatgAAGAGGAGTTGGAAATGGGAGATGAGGTTGTGCATGGTGAGGAAGCATATGCATTATGGGGTGATGGGGATAGGTTTGAAAATCCCAAGGTTAATTCTGTGTATGATGCTGATGAGTATCCTTCTGCTATGTCAAAGTTTTCAATGGTGTCGAAGACTCCCAGTGAACTGCAAATGGTATGA